One Diceros bicornis minor isolate mBicDic1 chromosome 27, mDicBic1.mat.cur, whole genome shotgun sequence genomic region harbors:
- the LOC131393016 gene encoding keratin-associated protein 13-1-like yields the protein MSYNCCSENFSSRSLGGYLRYPGSSCGSSYPSTLVYRIDLRSPGTCQLGSSLYSGCQKICWEPTRCQTSCYHPRTSALWGPCRSTYAVSLGSGSRSCYSLGCGSRDFRPLGYGVCGFPSLSCGARFCHPIYFASRSC from the coding sequence ATGTCCTACAACTGCTGCTCTGAAAACTTCTCCTCCCGCTCCCTTGGGGGCTACCTGCGCTACCCAGGCTCCTCCTGTGGCTCTTCCTATCCAAGCACCCTGGTCTACCGCATTGACCTCCGCTCTCCCGGCACCTGCCAGCTGGGCTCCTCTCTCTATAGTGGCTGTCAGAAGATCTGCTGGGAGCCCACCAGGTGCCAGACATCCTGCTACCACCCGAGGACCTCCGCACTCTGGGGTCCCTGCCGTTCAACTTATGCTGTGTCTCTGGGCTCTGGGTCCAGAAGCTGCTACTCACTGGGCTGTGGATCCCGCGACTTCAGACCTCTGGGTTATGGTGTCTGTGGCTTCCCTTCCCTGAGCTGTGGAGCAAGATTCTGCCACCCAATCTACTTTGCCTCCAGGAGCTGCTAA